A single Leguminivora glycinivorella isolate SPB_JAAS2020 chromosome 25, LegGlyc_1.1, whole genome shotgun sequence DNA region contains:
- the LOC125239441 gene encoding spodomicin-like yields MSKAFRAMFVVFLVAAAMTALTEASGWGREPPCDEVCPRIKRERDECCRAHGHAVASWCYYGQMYCYDY; encoded by the exons ATGTCGAAGGCGTTCAGAGCAATGTTCGTAGTTTTTCTGGTTGCCGCCGCCATGACTGCCCTCACCGAGGCGTCGGGTTGGGGAAGGGAACCACCCTGTGACGAG GTGTGCCCAAGAATCAAGCGTGAACGTGACGAGTGCTGCCGCGCGCACGGGCACGCCGTGGCTTCGTGGTGCTACTACGGCCAAATGTACTGCTACGATTACTAA